A segment of the Sphingomonas cannabina genome:
GCCGCCGAAGAACCGGCTCGGACCGTTCAGCAGATTGGCCTTGTAGATGTGGCTCTGGCGCTCGTCCCAGGTGTAGCGGCCGCCGAGCGACAGGCTGATCTGCGGCGTGAAGTCATAGGTGAAATCGGCATAGACCGAGGAGGTCTCGGTCGCGACCTCGCCCGCGGTGAAGCCGTCGAGGCCCGGCAGGTTCGACACCGCGCCCGTGGTGAACAGCAGCACGTCGAACCGCGTCTCGGCCTTGGCGCCGAGATAGTAGAAGCCGACGATGCCGTTCAGCTTGTCGCTGTCGTAGAGCAGCTGGAATTCCTGGCTGGTCTGCTCGTTGCGGTAGACCGCGGGCACATCGACATCGGCCGCCGGATTCGAATCGAAGTCGATCGGCGTGTACGACCGGTCCTTGCGCCACGCGCTGATGCTGCGCAGCGTCAGCGTGTCGGTGAGCTTGGCGGTGGCGGACAGCGACAGACCGCCTGCCTCGATGTCCTGCTTCGGATTGGCGAGCCCGGCCATGGTATCATAGACGTCGTCGAGCACCGGCAGGCCGGAGACGAGGCCGGGGATCAACCGGTGGCCGTTGCGGGGGGACGACTTGTCCTTGGTATAGTCGCCGGTCAGGCGGATGAAGAGCCGCTCGTCGGGCGTCTCGAACTCGATGGTGCCGCGGCCGGCCCAGATGTCCTTGTCGTAGTTGTCGATGCCGAGGTTGCGGTTGCGGCCGAAGCCGTCGCGGGTCAGCCGCGCGACCGATCCGCCGACCTTGAACATCGATCCGATCGGCGCCGATACGCTGATGATGCCGTCGAGCTGGTCGTAGCTGCCGTAGGTGCCCTTGATCTTCACCTCGAGATCGTCGGGCAGGCGCCGCGTCACGTACTTGACCGCGCCGCCGATGGTGTTGCGGCCATAGAGCGTGCCCTGCGGTCCGCGCAGCACCTCGATCCGCTCGACGTCGTAGATGTCGAGCACCGCCGCCTGCGGGCGGTTCAGATAGACGTCGTCGAGGTAGATGCCGACGCCCGATTCGAACCCCGGCACAGGATCCTGCTGGCCGACGCCGCGGATGAAGGCCGATAGCGTCGAATTGGTGCCGCGCGCCACCTTGAGCGTGGTGTTGGGGACGGTGTTCTGGAGGTCGGTGATGTCGATCGCGCCCGATTTGGCGAGCTTGTCGGCAGTGAAGGCGGTGACCGCGACCGGCACGTCGAGCAACGATTCCTCGCGGCGGCGGGCGGTGACGACGATGTCCGCGTCGCTGGCGGGTTCGGCGGCCTGCTCGTCCGCGACCGAAGGCGCTTCCTGCGCCCACGCCGGTGCGGCGGCGAGCGCGGCGAGGCTCGTGCCGAACAGGACAAGCGTGCGGACGGACGGCGTGCGGATCATGCGAAACCCCTCCCTGGAGGCACCCCGTTCGTCGACGGGTTGTGCCGGTGCGTTTTCCGCTTTACTGAAAGTTGAACCAAGTTTCAACTTTGGAAATTCGGGCGAGGATGGGATGATGGGCCGGTGACAAGGGACAGCGTACCCGCGGCGGCACGGCCGATCGACGCGACCAGCGCGGACAAGGCGCCGCGCACCGAGCGCGGGCGGCGGACGCTGAACGCGATCCTCGACGCCGCCGCCGCCGAGTTCGGCGAGAAGGGCTTCCATGAGGCGTCGATCAGTGGGATCACGCGCCGCGCCGGCGTCGCGCTCGGCAGCTTCTACACCTATTTCGATTCGAAGGACGAAGTGTTCCGCGCGCTGGTGCGGCACATGTCGAACCAGGTGCGCGACCATGTCGCCCCCGGCATCCGCGCCGCCAAGGACGGTATCGCCGCCGAGCGTGCAGGCCTCGCCCAGTTCATCGCCTTCGTGCGCGAGCACAAGGAGATCTACCGCATCATCGACGAGGCCGAGTTCGTCGATCCGGAAAGCTTCCGGGCGCATTACGCGACTACCGCCGAGCGCATCCGCCAGCGGCTCGAGGCGGCGGTGGCGCGGGGCGAGCTCCGCCCCGGCGTGGGAGAGGTTCATGCCTGGGCGGTGATGGGGATGAACGTGTTCCTCGGCCTGCGCTACGGCGTGTGGGCGGAGGATGTGGCGCCCGACGAGCTCGCGGACACGGTGGCCGAGATGCTGGCGCGCGGGATTGGAGCTTAGCGGTCCAACGCTCACCGTCACCCCGGCGAAGGCCGGGGTCCACCAAGCAGCAGCGACCGCCGCTTGAGATTCTTGCTCAGTGCTTGCCGCACGGTGGATCCCGGCCTTTGCCGGGGTGACGGGGGAAATTATGCAATCGTCGGCAGGATCCCGCCTTCCACCCGGATCGCCGCGCCGTTGGTGGCGGCGGCAAGCGGGCTGGCGAGGAAGGCGACCGTCGCCGCGACCTCCTGCGGCTCGATCATGCGCCGGATCAGCGAGGTCGGCCGCTTCTTCTCCAGGAACTCGCGCTCGATCTCTTCGGCCGGCGCGTCGGGATTGCTCGCGCCGCTGCGCAGGAAATCGACGATCCCGGCCGAGCGCGTCGGTCCCGGCATCACGGTATTGACGGTCACGCCGGTGCCGCGCGTGGTCTCGGCGAGGCCGCGCGAGATGGTGAGCTGCGCGGTCTTGGTCATGCAATAGTGGATCATGTCCGGCGGCACCATCAGCGCGCCTTCGCTGGAAATGAAAATGATGCGGCCCCAGTTCCCGGCCTTCATTGCCGGCAGGTAATGGCGCGAAAGGCGCACGCCGCTCATCACGTTCACCTCGAAGAGGCGGAACCAGTCGGCGTCGTCGATCTCGCCGAAGTCCCTGGGCTCGTAGATGCCGAGATTGTTGACCAGGATGTCGGCTGCCGGGACCGCGGCGATCAGCGCCGCCGCACCCTCGGCCGTGGCGGGATCGGCGAGCACGGCGCGGACGTTCCCGCCGATGTCGGCTGCGGCATCATCCAGCTTCTCCTGCGATCGGCCGCAGATGACGACGTTCGCGCCCTCGGCGGCGAGGCGCCGGGCGATCTCCAGCCCGATCCCTGCGGTCGAGCCGGTGACGAGCGCGGTCTTGCCGTGAAGTTCAAGGTCCATGGGTCGGTTCCTTCGGTTCAGAGGGAGGGCCGCGAGGCGCGGCTGGCGAGGACGAGCAGCAGCCCGGCGCCGGCGATCAGCGCGCCGGCGATCGGCACCGCCGCATAGCCGAGCCCGAGCGTGATCGCCGCAGCGCCCGCGCCGGCGCCCAGCGCATTGCCGAGGTTGAACGCGCCGATGTTGACCGAGGAGGCGAGCCCCGGCGCTTCCGCGGCGGCTTGCATCACCCGCATCTGCAGCGGCGGCACGACCGCAAAGGTAGCGGCGCCAAAGATGACGAGCGCTACGCCCGCGCCAGCCTCGCTCTTCGCGAGCAGCGGGAAGGCGAGCATGATCAGCACGATCACCGACAGGAACGCGATCAGGCTGCCGTCGAGCGACTTGTCGGCAAGCTTGCCGCCGGCGACGTTGCCGATGGTGAAGCCGACGCCGATCAGCACCAGCATCGCCGTGACGAATCCCGTGCTC
Coding sequences within it:
- a CDS encoding SDR family NAD(P)-dependent oxidoreductase, yielding MDLELHGKTALVTGSTAGIGLEIARRLAAEGANVVICGRSQEKLDDAAADIGGNVRAVLADPATAEGAAALIAAVPAADILVNNLGIYEPRDFGEIDDADWFRLFEVNVMSGVRLSRHYLPAMKAGNWGRIIFISSEGALMVPPDMIHYCMTKTAQLTISRGLAETTRGTGVTVNTVMPGPTRSAGIVDFLRSGASNPDAPAEEIEREFLEKKRPTSLIRRMIEPQEVAATVAFLASPLAAATNGAAIRVEGGILPTIA
- a CDS encoding TetR/AcrR family transcriptional regulator, giving the protein MTRDSVPAAARPIDATSADKAPRTERGRRTLNAILDAAAAEFGEKGFHEASISGITRRAGVALGSFYTYFDSKDEVFRALVRHMSNQVRDHVAPGIRAAKDGIAAERAGLAQFIAFVREHKEIYRIIDEAEFVDPESFRAHYATTAERIRQRLEAAVARGELRPGVGEVHAWAVMGMNVFLGLRYGVWAEDVAPDELADTVAEMLARGIGA
- a CDS encoding TonB-dependent receptor produces the protein MIRTPSVRTLVLFGTSLAALAAAPAWAQEAPSVADEQAAEPASDADIVVTARRREESLLDVPVAVTAFTADKLAKSGAIDITDLQNTVPNTTLKVARGTNSTLSAFIRGVGQQDPVPGFESGVGIYLDDVYLNRPQAAVLDIYDVERIEVLRGPQGTLYGRNTIGGAVKYVTRRLPDDLEVKIKGTYGSYDQLDGIISVSAPIGSMFKVGGSVARLTRDGFGRNRNLGIDNYDKDIWAGRGTIEFETPDERLFIRLTGDYTKDKSSPRNGHRLIPGLVSGLPVLDDVYDTMAGLANPKQDIEAGGLSLSATAKLTDTLTLRSISAWRKDRSYTPIDFDSNPAADVDVPAVYRNEQTSQEFQLLYDSDKLNGIVGFYYLGAKAETRFDVLLFTTGAVSNLPGLDGFTAGEVATETSSVYADFTYDFTPQISLSLGGRYTWDERQSHIYKANLLNGPSRFFGGSPTVLAVATDFRGRARFTRFTPRASFSFKPTEDHMLYASYSEGFKGGGFDPRGSGTSAPKPPTQPAPTYQEIYDYLSFDPETVKSYEIGWKGAAFDRRLTWALDGFYSKYSDVQVPGSVGCFIGTTPSFCGITTNAARATIKGVEFEGNAVLARGFAGGGSSFSLAGTLGYIDAKYKEFIGPTGTDVADYRYFQNTPKWTASGTATLNLPVGPGLVTANTTVSYRSLTHQFETASPFLDQPGYTLWDAGITYAWGNYSIGIYGRNLTDERYKTGGYQYIRVNPETGVPILSPTGNYQSSLGLDGIATAFYGNPRQVFGSFTIKF